One part of the Arabidopsis thaliana chromosome 1 sequence genome encodes these proteins:
- a CDS encoding hypothetical protein (DUF220) (Domain of unknown function (DUF220); FUNCTIONS IN: molecular_function unknown; INVOLVED IN: biological_process unknown; LOCATED IN: cellular_component unknown; EXPRESSED IN: petal, leaf whorl, sepal, flower; EXPRESSED DURING: 4 anthesis, petal differentiation and expansion stage; BEST Arabidopsis thaliana protein match is: unknown protein (TAIR:AT1G23510.1).) gives MGIFPGFGGLINHNTQEPPKAENVKSKSRSEIKNTDHEERNEMKEQLKLWRHAEKKEQWEDVPAKVKVETEDGLCHVDMVFTLGLPPQAAYDVLTNPDNQSYSRIINQRHELLDNVSRNVLTDNGSSQTVEAEKAVAWKFLSWSGTIPISLDFVENRSIYEKENDVHEKF, from the exons ATGGGTATATTTCCTGGATTTGGTGGCTTGATCAACCATAACACTCAAGAGCCTCCTAAG gcTGAGAATGTGAAATCTAAGTCAAGgtcagaaataaaaaatactgaTCACGAAGAGAGAAATGAGATGAAGGAGCAACTAAAACTTTGGAGAcatgcagagaagaaagaacaatggGAAGATGTCCCTGCTAAGGTGAAGGTGGAAACAGAAGATGGTCTTTGCCATGTGGACATGGTATTTACATTAGGATTGCCTCCTCAAGCAGCCTACGACGTTTTGACTAATCCCGACAACCAATCATACTCAAGAATAATTAACCAACGCCACGAACTtctg GATAACGTATCAAGAAATGTGTTGACGGATAATGGATCGAGCCAGACGGTGGAGGCAGAGAAAGCTGTGGCCTGGAAGTTTCTTTCATGGTCGGGAACTATCCCGATAAGTCTAGATTTCGTCGAAAACC GCAGTATAtatgaaaaggaaaatgatgTTCATGAAAAGTTTTGA
- a CDS encoding hypothetical protein (DUF220) (Domain of unknown function (DUF220); CONTAINS InterPro DOMAIN/s: Protein of unknown function DUF220 (InterPro:IPR003863); BEST Arabidopsis thaliana protein match is: Domain of unknown function DUF220 (TAIR:AT1G23600.1); Has 145 Blast hits to 132 proteins in 11 species: Archae - 0; Bacteria - 0; Metazoa - 0; Fungi - 0; Plants - 145; Viruses - 0; Other Eukaryotes - 0 (source: NCBI BLink).), with protein MGIFPGFGGLINHNTQEPPKAENVKSKSRSEIKNTDHEERNEMKEQLKLWRHAEKKEQWEDVPAKVKVETEDGLCHVDMVFTLGLPPQAAYDVLTNPDNQSYSRIINQRHELLDNVSRNVLTDNGSSQTVEAEKAVAWKFLSWSGTIPISLDFVENRKNLSAVYMKRKMMFMKSFEGSWKVEPIYVDSKRLCKQMKPKSREEYHKCSGGQGKIASKVKMNQTFQPSFPFNLPPLSWYIRDITIKITKALIQDLQDMGAKLRGV; from the exons ATGGGTATATTTCCTGGATTTGGTGGCTTGATCAACCATAACACTCAAGAGCCTCCTAAG gcTGAGAATGTGAAATCTAAGTCAAGgtcagaaataaaaaatactgaTCACGAAGAGAGAAATGAGATGAAGGAGCAACTAAAACTTTGGAGAcatgcagagaagaaagaacaatggGAAGATGTCCCTGCTAAGGTGAAGGTGGAAACAGAAGATGGTCTTTGCCATGTGGACATGGTATTTACATTAGGATTGCCTCCTCAAGCAGCCTACGACGTTTTGACTAATCCCGACAACCAATCATACTCAAGAATAATTAACCAACGCCACGAACTtctg GATAACGTATCAAGAAATGTGTTGACGGATAATGGATCGAGCCAGACGGTGGAGGCAGAGAAAGCTGTGGCCTGGAAGTTTCTTTCATGGTCGGGAACTATCCCGATAAGTCTAGATTTCGTCGAAAACCGTAAGAATCTTTCT GCAGTATAtatgaaaaggaaaatgatgTTCATGAAAAGTTTTGAGGGTAGTTGGAAAGTGGAGCCAATATACGTAGATTCAAAACGTTTGTGCAAGCAAATGAAGCCAAAAAGTCGAGAAGAATACCATAAATGTAGTGGTGGACAAGGAAAGATTGCGTCGAAGGTGAAAATGAACCAGACCTTTCAgccttcttttccttttaatCTGCCACCGCTTTCTTGGTACATCCGTGATATCACCATCAAGATTACTAAGGCTCTGATACAAGATCTTCAAGATATGGGCGCCAAGCTCCGAGGCGTTTGA
- a CDS encoding uncharacterized protein (unknown protein; BEST Arabidopsis thaliana protein match is: unknown protein (TAIR:AT1G70470.1); Has 38 Blast hits to 38 proteins in 12 species: Archae - 0; Bacteria - 0; Metazoa - 0; Fungi - 0; Plants - 37; Viruses - 0; Other Eukaryotes - 1 (source: NCBI BLink).), translating to MGDQGVQQMQQPIVVYPNAYNKQYPDPSTKPSSSSGSSGNFGTVFIVLAVIFVLSALACVFGRLCNRESRAAKQQHSKHPKHEKASSKKSREIRPVEREPRERGDMDFGFDMKRPEPIEKPSGRDGGEDIEFGFDNKRGERGREGGGGGGPPPPNIKHAVRFKLPENGDHHSKGEIRRGGPSFEFRPGH from the coding sequence ATGGGAGATCAAGGAGTACAACAAATGCAACAGCCTATTGTTGTGTATCCAAACGCTTACAATAAACAGTATCCAGACCCTTCTacaaaaccttcttcttcctctggcTCAAGCGGAAACTTTGGGACGGTCTTCATAGTCCTAGCCGTGATCTTTGTCTTGTCGGCTCTTGCTTGTGTCTTTGGAAGGCTATGTAACCGTGAAAGCCGCGCGGCTAAGCAGCAACATAGCAAGCATCCGAAGCATGAGAAAGCTTCTTCCAAGAAGAGCCGTGAGATTCGGCCTGTGGAGCGTGAGCCGAGGGAGAGAGGTGATATGGATTTTGGTTTCGATATGAAACGGCCTGAACCAATTGAGAAACCTTCTGGAAGAGACGGAGGAGAGGACATAGAATTCGGGTTTGATAACAAGAGAGGTGAAAGAGGCCGCGAAGGCGGAGGCGGAGGAGGACCACCTCCACCGAATATCAAACATGCAGTGAGGTTCAAGCTACCGGAAAATGGAGATCATCATTCTAAAGGAGAGATCAGACGTGGAGGTCCTTCCTTCGAGTTCCGACCAGGACACTAA
- a CDS encoding GDSL-like Lipase/Acylhydrolase superfamily protein (GDSL-like Lipase/Acylhydrolase superfamily protein; FUNCTIONS IN: lipase activity, hydrolase activity, acting on ester bonds, carboxylesterase activity; INVOLVED IN: lipid metabolic process; LOCATED IN: endomembrane system; CONTAINS InterPro DOMAIN/s: Lipase, GDSL, active site (InterPro:IPR008265), Lipase, GDSL (InterPro:IPR001087); BEST Arabidopsis thaliana protein match is: GDSL-like Lipase/Acylhydrolase superfamily protein (TAIR:AT1G73610.1); Has 3401 Blast hits to 3359 proteins in 201 species: Archae - 0; Bacteria - 305; Metazoa - 0; Fungi - 23; Plants - 3055; Viruses - 0; Other Eukaryotes - 18 (source: NCBI BLink).) yields the protein MNFSLLSTMLMALSSVCLFFVGYAQQFSGSVAVSALFAFGDSILDTGNNNNLNTLSKCNFFPYGRNFIGGKATGRFGNGRVFSDMIAEGLNVKKLLPAYRDPNLSKNDLPTGVCFASGGSGLDERTARSQGVIWVPDQVKDFKEYIMKLNGVVRDKRKVNAIISNAVYLISAGNNDLAITYPTLMAQYTVSTYTDLLVTWTDNLLKSLYAMGARKFAVLGTLPLGCLPGARHTGGNFGNICLVPINQVAAIFNQKLSAKLNNLHTILPGAKFVYVDMYNPLLNLINNPRASGFIDVADGCCCMPTSPVPCPDASQYVFWDFAHPSEKSYMTIAPKIIEGIKKNLA from the exons atgaatttttctttactttctacaatgctaatggcattgtCTTCTGTTTgcttgttttttgttggttatgcGCAGCAATTTTCAGGAAGTGTAGCAGTTTCAGCACTTTTCGCTTTCGGAGACTCGATACTCGATACCGGCAATAACAACAATCTAAACACTCTTTCCAAATGCAATTTCTTTCCGTATGGTAGAAATTTTATAGGCGGAAAAGCTACTGGAAGATTTGGAAATGGAAGAGTTTTCTCGGATATGATTG CCGAAGGTTTGAATGTAAAAAAACTCTTACCCGCTTACCGCGATCCCAACCTTTCGAAGAATGATCTTCCAACCGGTGTTTGTTTTGCATCCGGTGGATCTGGACTTGATGAACGCACTGCCAGATCACAA GGAGTTATATGGGTGCCTGATCAGGTGAAAGATTTCAAAGAATATATCATGAAACTAAACGGCGTCGTACgagataaaagaaaagtaaacgCGATTATATCAAACGCTGTTTATCTAATCTCAGCTGGAAATAACGATCTTGCAATCACCTATCCTACTCTAATGGCACAATATACTGTTTCAACCTACACTGATCTTTTGGTCACTTGGACTGATAATCTTTTAAAG AGTCTATATGCAATGGGTGCAAGAAAGTTTGCGGTTCTTGGAACACTTCCGTTAGGTTGCTTGCCAGGAGCAAGACATACAGGTGGAAATTTTGGGAATATATGCTTAGTCCCTATAAATCAAGTGGCTGCtatattcaaccaaaaattaTCTGCAAAACTTAACAATCTTCACACAATACTTCCCGGCGCCAAATTTGTCTATGTAGACATGTATAATCCTCTCCTTAATCTCATCAACAATCCTCGGGCTTCAG GGTTCATTGATGTGGCTGATGGATGTTGTTGTATGCCGACATCGCCGGTTCCGTGCCCTGATGCATCTCAGTATGTGTTTTGGGATTTTGCCCACCCGAGCGAGAAGTCATATATGACGATTGCGCCAAAGATTATAGAAGGAATCAAGAAGAATCTTGCATGA
- a CDS encoding OBP32pep protein (unknown protein; BEST Arabidopsis thaliana protein match is: Domain of unknown function (DUF220) (TAIR:AT1G23520.1); Has 133 Blast hits to 120 proteins in 9 species: Archae - 0; Bacteria - 0; Metazoa - 0; Fungi - 0; Plants - 133; Viruses - 0; Other Eukaryotes - 0 (source: NCBI BLink).), protein MGVFPGFGSWINQNTQQLPHKAESERSENAKFKSKSETNTHEARDEMKQQLKLWRDTEKKEQWNDAPPNVKVERRNDLEWGMSTIEMQFTLGLPPQAAYNVLTNPDNQPYFRIIKGRQLLENISRKVVSPDTGKGQLVDTKKAVAWNFLWLSGTIPIIANFIEHRQVLTVQYTVKNKMFINMFVSIKWSRYT, encoded by the exons ATGGGTGTATTTCCTGGATTTGGTAGCTGGATCAATCAAAACACTCAACAGCTTCCTCACAAG gcAGAGTCCGAGAGATCTGAGAATGCGAAATTTAAGTCAAAGTCAGAGACAAACACTCATGAGGCGAGAGATGAAATGAAACAGCAATTAAAACTTTGGAGAGATAcagagaagaaggaacaatGGAATGATGCTCCTCCTAATGTGAAG gtggaaagaagaaatgatCTAGAATGGGGTATGTCAACTATAGAAATGCAATTTACATTAGGATTGCCTCCTCAAGCAGCTTACAACGTTTTAACTAATCCAGACAACCAACCATACTTCAGAATCATCAAAGGACGCCaacttttg GAAAACATATCAAGAAAAGTTGTGTCGCCGGATACCGGGAAAGGGCAGCTTGTGGACACCAAGAAAGCTGTGGCCTGGAACTTCCTTTGGTTATCTGGAACTATCCCGataattgcaaattttatCGAACACCGACAAGTCCTTACC GTACAATATACGGTAAAGAATAAGATGTTCATAAACATGTTTGTCAGTATAAAGTGGAGCCGCTATACGTAG
- a CDS encoding OBP32pep protein (unknown protein; BEST Arabidopsis thaliana protein match is: Domain of unknown function (DUF220) (TAIR:AT1G23520.1); Has 35333 Blast hits to 34131 proteins in 2444 species: Archae - 798; Bacteria - 22429; Metazoa - 974; Fungi - 991; Plants - 531; Viruses - 0; Other Eukaryotes - 9610 (source: NCBI BLink).): MKQQLKLWRDTEKKEQWNDAPPNVKVERRNDLEWGMSTIEMQFTLGLPPQAAYNVLTNPDNQPYFRIIKGRQLLENISRKVVSPDTGKGQLVDTKKAVAWNFLWLSGTIPIIANFIEHRQVLTVQYTVKNKMFINMFVSIKWSRYT, translated from the exons ATGAAACAGCAATTAAAACTTTGGAGAGATAcagagaagaaggaacaatGGAATGATGCTCCTCCTAATGTGAAG gtggaaagaagaaatgatCTAGAATGGGGTATGTCAACTATAGAAATGCAATTTACATTAGGATTGCCTCCTCAAGCAGCTTACAACGTTTTAACTAATCCAGACAACCAACCATACTTCAGAATCATCAAAGGACGCCaacttttg GAAAACATATCAAGAAAAGTTGTGTCGCCGGATACCGGGAAAGGGCAGCTTGTGGACACCAAGAAAGCTGTGGCCTGGAACTTCCTTTGGTTATCTGGAACTATCCCGataattgcaaattttatCGAACACCGACAAGTCCTTACC GTACAATATACGGTAAAGAATAAGATGTTCATAAACATGTTTGTCAGTATAAAGTGGAGCCGCTATACGTAG
- the PERK12 gene encoding Protein kinase superfamily protein, with the protein MSDLGESPSSSPPAPPADTAPPPETPSENSALPPVDSSPPSPPADSSSTPPLSEPSTPPPDSQLPPLPSILPPLTDSPPPPSDSSPPVDSTPSPPPPTSNESPSPPEDSETPPAPPNESNDNNPPPSQDLQSPPPSSPSPNVGPTNPESPPLQSPPAPPASDPTNSPPASPLDPTNPPPIQPSGPATSPPANPNAPPSPFPTVPPKTPSSGPVVSPSLTSPSKGTPTPNQGNGDGGGGGGGYQGKTMVGMAVAGFAIMALIGVVFLVRRKKKRNIDSYNHSQYLPHPNFSVKSDGFLYGQDPGKGYSSGPNGSMYNNSQQQQSSMGNSYGTAGGGYPHHQMQSSGTPDSAILGSGQTHFSYEELAEITQGFARKNILGEGGFGCVYKGTLQDGKVVAVKQLKAGSGQGDREFKAEVEIISRVHHRHLVSLVGYCISDQHRLLIYEYVSNQTLEHHLHGKGLPVLEWSKRVRIAIGSAKGLAYLHEDCHPKIIHRDIKSANILLDDEYEAQVADFGLARLNDTTQTHVSTRVMGTFG; encoded by the exons atgtcagaCTTAGGCGAGTCGCCGAGTTCTTCACCACCAGCACCACCAGCTGATACCGCTCCTCCACCAGAGACTCCATCAGAAAACTCAGCTCTTCCACCTGTTGATTCCTCTCCTCCTAGTCCACCAGCtgattcatcatcaacacCGCCGCTGTCAGAACCATCCACTCCTCCTCCAGATTCACAGCTTCCTCCTTTACCTTCGATTCTTCCTCCGCTAACAGattctccacctccacctTCCGATTCTTCTCCACCCGTTGATTCAACCCCTTCTCCGCCGCCACCGACGTCAAACgaatctccttctcctccagAAGATTCCGAAACACCACCTGCTCCACCAAATGAATCCAATGACAACAACCCTCCTCCGTCTCAAGATCTTCAATCGCCTCCTCCATCGTCGCCGTCGCCGAATGTAGGACCCACAAACCCGGAATCACCACCGTTACAATCTCCTCCAGCTCCACCAGCATCAGATCCTACAAATTCACCGCCAGCTTCACCATTAGACCCTACCAATCCTCCCCCAATACAACCATCAGGACCAGCCACTTCTCCTCCGGCTAATCCCAACGCTCCGCCGAGCCCATTCCCCACAGTACCACCCAAAACTCCTTCTAGTGGACCTGTGGTGTCTCCATCTCTCACATCCCCTAGTAAAGGAACTCCTACTCCAAACCAAGGCAATGGAGATggcggtggcggtggtggcGGCTATCAAGGGAAGACTATGGTTGGTATGGCTGTAGCCGGTTTCGCAATCATGGCGCTTATAGGCGTTGTGTTCTtagtgagaagaaagaaaaagagaaacattgATAGCTATAATCACTCACAGTACTTGCCACATCCCAATTTCTCTGTTAAATCAG ATGGATTCTTATACGGTCAAGATCCAGGTAAAGGATACTCCTCTGGTCCTAATGGTTCAATGTATAACAATTCACAGCAACAACAATCCTCTATGGGAAACAGTTATGGTACAGCTGGTGGTGGTTATCCTCATCATCAAATGCAATCAAGTGGCACACCTGACTCTGCTATACTCGGAAGTGGCCAGACTCATTTCAGTTACGAAGAGCTTGCTGAGATAACACAAGGCTTTGCTCGCAAAAACATTCTTGGAGAAGGCGGATTTGGATGTGTCTATAAAGGTACATTGCAGGATGGTAAAGTTGTTGCGGTTAAGCAGCTTAAAGCTGGAAGTGGACAAGGTGACCGTGAATTCAAAGCAGAGGTTGAGATCATCAGCCGCGTTCATCATCGCCATTTGGTCTCTCTGGTTGGTTACTGCATTTCAGACCAGCATAGATTGCTTATCTATGAGTATGTTTCTAATCAAACCTTGGAGCATCATTTGCATG GAAAGGGTTTGCCAGTTTTAGAGTGGTCTAAGAGAGTCCGGATCGCTATAGGATCAGCCAAAGGGTTGGCATATCTTCACGAAGACT GTCATCCGAAAATCATTCACAGAGATATAAAGTCAGCAAATATTCTTCTAGATGATGAATATGAAGCTCAG GTTGCTGATTTTGGACTTGCTAGACTCAATGATACAACACAAACTCATGTTTCAACTCGGGTTATGGGAACCTTCGGGTAA
- the PERK12 gene encoding Protein kinase superfamily protein (INFLORESCENCE GROWTH INHIBITOR 1 (IGI1); FUNCTIONS IN: protein serine/threonine kinase activity, protein kinase activity, kinase activity, ATP binding; INVOLVED IN: developmental process; LOCATED IN: chloroplast; EXPRESSED IN: male gametophyte, flower, anther, root, pollen tube; EXPRESSED DURING: L mature pollen stage, M germinated pollen stage, 4 anthesis; CONTAINS InterPro DOMAIN/s: Protein kinase, ATP binding site (InterPro:IPR017441), Serine/threonine-protein kinase domain (InterPro:IPR002290), Serine-threonine/tyrosine-protein kinase (InterPro:IPR001245), Protein kinase-like domain (InterPro:IPR011009), Serine/threonine-protein kinase, active site (InterPro:IPR008271), Protein kinase, catalytic domain (InterPro:IPR000719), Tyrosine-protein kinase, catalytic domain (InterPro:IPR020635); BEST Arabidopsis thaliana protein match is: root hair specific 10 (TAIR:AT1G70460.1); Has 385447 Blast hits to 227080 proteins in 6289 species: Archae - 678; Bacteria - 66210; Metazoa - 145576; Fungi - 56663; Plants - 56890; Viruses - 7200; Other Eukaryotes - 52230 (source: NCBI BLink).): MSDLGESPSSSPPAPPADTAPPPETPSENSALPPVDSSPPSPPADSSSTPPLSEPSTPPPDSQLPPLPSILPPLTDSPPPPSDSSPPVDSTPSPPPPTSNESPSPPEDSETPPAPPNESNDNNPPPSQDLQSPPPSSPSPNVGPTNPESPPLQSPPAPPASDPTNSPPASPLDPTNPPPIQPSGPATSPPANPNAPPSPFPTVPPKTPSSGPVVSPSLTSPSKGTPTPNQGNGDGGGGGGGYQGKTMVGMAVAGFAIMALIGVVFLVRRKKKRNIDSYNHSQYLPHPNFSVKSDGFLYGQDPGKGYSSGPNGSMYNNSQQQQSSMGNSYGTAGGGYPHHQMQSSGTPDSAILGSGQTHFSYEELAEITQGFARKNILGEGGFGCVYKGTLQDGKVVAVKQLKAGSGQGDREFKAEVEIISRVHHRHLVSLVGYCISDQHRLLIYEYVSNQTLEHHLHGKGLPVLEWSKRVRIAIGSAKGLAYLHEDCHPKIIHRDIKSANILLDDEYEAQVADFGLARLNDTTQTHVSTRVMGTFGYLAPEYASSGKLTDRSDVFSFGVVLLELVTGRKPVDQTQPLGEESLVEWARPLLLKAIETGDLSELIDTRLEKRYVEHEVFRMIETAAACVRHSGPKRPRMVQVVRALDCDGDSGDISNGIKIGQSTTYDSGQYNEDIMKFRKMAFGGDNSVESGLYSGNYSAKSSSDFSGNESETRPFNNRRF, encoded by the exons atgtcagaCTTAGGCGAGTCGCCGAGTTCTTCACCACCAGCACCACCAGCTGATACCGCTCCTCCACCAGAGACTCCATCAGAAAACTCAGCTCTTCCACCTGTTGATTCCTCTCCTCCTAGTCCACCAGCtgattcatcatcaacacCGCCGCTGTCAGAACCATCCACTCCTCCTCCAGATTCACAGCTTCCTCCTTTACCTTCGATTCTTCCTCCGCTAACAGattctccacctccacctTCCGATTCTTCTCCACCCGTTGATTCAACCCCTTCTCCGCCGCCACCGACGTCAAACgaatctccttctcctccagAAGATTCCGAAACACCACCTGCTCCACCAAATGAATCCAATGACAACAACCCTCCTCCGTCTCAAGATCTTCAATCGCCTCCTCCATCGTCGCCGTCGCCGAATGTAGGACCCACAAACCCGGAATCACCACCGTTACAATCTCCTCCAGCTCCACCAGCATCAGATCCTACAAATTCACCGCCAGCTTCACCATTAGACCCTACCAATCCTCCCCCAATACAACCATCAGGACCAGCCACTTCTCCTCCGGCTAATCCCAACGCTCCGCCGAGCCCATTCCCCACAGTACCACCCAAAACTCCTTCTAGTGGACCTGTGGTGTCTCCATCTCTCACATCCCCTAGTAAAGGAACTCCTACTCCAAACCAAGGCAATGGAGATggcggtggcggtggtggcGGCTATCAAGGGAAGACTATGGTTGGTATGGCTGTAGCCGGTTTCGCAATCATGGCGCTTATAGGCGTTGTGTTCTtagtgagaagaaagaaaaagagaaacattgATAGCTATAATCACTCACAGTACTTGCCACATCCCAATTTCTCTGTTAAATCAG ATGGATTCTTATACGGTCAAGATCCAGGTAAAGGATACTCCTCTGGTCCTAATGGTTCAATGTATAACAATTCACAGCAACAACAATCCTCTATGGGAAACAGTTATGGTACAGCTGGTGGTGGTTATCCTCATCATCAAATGCAATCAAGTGGCACACCTGACTCTGCTATACTCGGAAGTGGCCAGACTCATTTCAGTTACGAAGAGCTTGCTGAGATAACACAAGGCTTTGCTCGCAAAAACATTCTTGGAGAAGGCGGATTTGGATGTGTCTATAAAGGTACATTGCAGGATGGTAAAGTTGTTGCGGTTAAGCAGCTTAAAGCTGGAAGTGGACAAGGTGACCGTGAATTCAAAGCAGAGGTTGAGATCATCAGCCGCGTTCATCATCGCCATTTGGTCTCTCTGGTTGGTTACTGCATTTCAGACCAGCATAGATTGCTTATCTATGAGTATGTTTCTAATCAAACCTTGGAGCATCATTTGCATG GAAAGGGTTTGCCAGTTTTAGAGTGGTCTAAGAGAGTCCGGATCGCTATAGGATCAGCCAAAGGGTTGGCATATCTTCACGAAGACT GTCATCCGAAAATCATTCACAGAGATATAAAGTCAGCAAATATTCTTCTAGATGATGAATATGAAGCTCAG GTTGCTGATTTTGGACTTGCTAGACTCAATGATACAACACAAACTCATGTTTCAACTCGGGTTATGGGAACCTTCGG GTACCTAGCGCCGGAATATGCATCAAGTGGAAAATTGACTGATAGATCCGATGTATTCTCATTCGGGGTTGTTCTCTTAGAGCTTGTAACTGGACGGAAACCAGTTGACCAGACTCAGCCTCTAGGAGAAGAGAGTTTGGTTGAATGG GCGCGCCCGCTGCTTCTCAAAGCCATTGAGACCGGAGATTTAAGCGAACTGATTGATACACGGCTTGAAAAGCGTTATGTGGAGCATGAAGTCTTCAGAATGATCGAGACAGCCGCTGCATGTGTTAGACATTCTGGTCCAAAACGCCCACGCATGGTTCAG GTTGTGAGAGCATTGGACTGCGACGGAGACTCGGGAGATATTAGCAACGGAATCAAAATTGGGCAAAGCACAACTTATGACTCAGGGCAATACAATGAAGACATTATGAAATTCAGGAAAATGGCGTTTGGTGGTGATAACAGCGTAGAGTCAGGATTGTACAGTGGAAACTACTCTGCCAAAAGCTCTTCAGATTTCTCAGGGAATGAATCTGAGACTCGGCCTTTCAACAACCGACGGTTCTGA